The following are from one region of the Chitinophagales bacterium genome:
- the rpsJ gene encoding 30S ribosomal protein S10: protein MAQRIRIKLKSYDHNLIDKSAEKIVKTVKAAGAVVSGPIPLPTEKKIFTVLKSPHVNKKARNQFQLATHKRLMDIHSSTSKTVEALMKLELPSGVDVEIKAY from the coding sequence ATGGCACAGAGAATCAGGATAAAACTCAAGTCGTACGATCATAATCTGATTGATAAATCAGCAGAAAAGATCGTAAAAACGGTGAAAGCTGCTGGAGCAGTGGTTTCTGGTCCGATACCGCTTCCTACCGAAAAGAAGATATTTACTGTGTTAAAGTCACCCCACGTGAATAAGAAAGCCCGCAACCAGTTTCAGCTGGCTACGCATAAACGGCTCATGGATATTCACAGTTCCACATCAAAAACCGTGGAAGCGCTGATGAAACTGGAGTTGCCCAGTGGAGTAGATGTGGAGATTAAAGCCTATTAA
- the rplE gene encoding 50S ribosomal protein L5 has protein sequence MKYVPRLKKHYQEKVVPALMQKFSYKSIMQVPRLEKICINKGVNTATQDKKTVDIAVDELTAIAGQKAVPTKARKSISNFKLRENMPIGARVTLRGDRMYEFMDRLIAVSLPRVRDFRGVNNKSFDGRGNYTLGITEQIIFPEIDIDKVSKISGMDITFVTTAKTDAEAYALLEGLGMPFRK, from the coding sequence ATGAAGTACGTTCCGAGATTGAAAAAACATTATCAGGAAAAAGTGGTTCCTGCGCTGATGCAAAAATTCAGCTACAAATCCATTATGCAGGTACCTAGGCTGGAGAAGATTTGCATCAACAAAGGTGTAAACACAGCTACCCAGGACAAAAAAACGGTGGATATAGCCGTAGATGAGCTTACTGCTATAGCCGGACAGAAAGCTGTGCCCACCAAAGCCAGAAAGTCTATATCCAACTTCAAACTCCGGGAAAATATGCCAATAGGCGCCCGGGTTACTTTAAGGGGAGACAGAATGTATGAATTTATGGACCGCCTCATTGCCGTTTCCCTACCCCGTGTGCGCGACTTCAGGGGAGTAAATAACAAGAGCTTTGACGGCCGCGGAAATTATACCCTCGGCATCACTGAACAAATCATCTTCCCTGAAATAGATATTGATAAAGTTTCAAAAATCAGCGGAATGGACATCACGTTCGTTACCACCGCAAAAACTGACGCGGAAGCTTATGCCTTATTGGAAGGACTAGGAATGCCTTTTAGGAAATAA
- the rplD gene encoding 50S ribosomal protein L4, translating into MKVKVLNIEGKETRKSLDLADDIFNIEPNDHAIYLAVKQHLANKRQGTHKTLEKSEVSGSTRKLHRQKGTGGSRKGSIKNPLFRGGARVFGPKPRDYNFKLNKKIKDLARKSALSYKVRNNELVVVEDFTLERPKTKELAQILKNLGADASPAVLLIHNNDKNVVLSGRNLPKTEVALASGIHTYQVMKAKKLILTESSVKQIEEILKN; encoded by the coding sequence ATGAAAGTCAAGGTACTTAACATAGAAGGCAAAGAAACCCGCAAGTCATTGGATCTGGCCGATGATATCTTTAACATTGAGCCCAACGACCATGCTATTTATCTGGCTGTGAAGCAGCATCTTGCCAATAAACGTCAGGGCACCCATAAAACCTTGGAGAAAAGCGAAGTTTCCGGCTCAACCCGAAAACTGCACCGGCAAAAAGGTACCGGTGGATCCCGGAAAGGCAGCATTAAAAATCCACTCTTCCGGGGTGGCGCACGTGTCTTCGGACCTAAACCGCGAGACTATAATTTCAAACTCAACAAAAAAATCAAAGACCTTGCACGCAAATCCGCTCTCTCCTACAAGGTGAGGAATAACGAACTCGTAGTGGTGGAAGACTTTACACTGGAAAGACCCAAAACCAAAGAACTGGCACAGATTCTCAAAAACCTCGGAGCTGATGCCTCTCCTGCAGTATTGCTTATCCACAACAACGACAAAAACGTGGTATTATCGGGAAGAAATCTCCCTAAAACCGAAGTAGCCCTGGCATCCGGTATCCATACCTACCAGGTAATGAAAGCTAAAAAGCTAATCCTCACGGAAAGTTCGGTGAAGCAAATTGAAGAAATACTGAAGAATTAA
- the rpsG gene encoding 30S ribosomal protein S7 yields the protein MRKAPAKRRVLPADPRYKDPLVTRFVNNIMERGKKSVAYSICYQAFALVEKNTKENGYEIWKKALQNVMPSVEVKTRRIGGANFQIPIEVPPDRKIALGMKWLLRYARERKGKSMADKLAAEIIAASRNEGGAVKKREDTHKMAEANKAFSHFRLK from the coding sequence ATGAGAAAAGCACCAGCTAAAAGAAGAGTACTTCCGGCAGATCCCAGATATAAAGACCCGCTGGTAACCCGTTTTGTGAACAACATTATGGAGCGGGGAAAGAAAAGCGTTGCCTATTCCATATGCTATCAGGCCTTTGCACTGGTAGAAAAGAATACCAAGGAAAACGGATATGAAATATGGAAAAAGGCTCTTCAAAACGTCATGCCGTCTGTTGAAGTAAAAACACGCAGAATAGGGGGCGCCAACTTTCAAATACCCATAGAAGTGCCTCCTGACCGGAAAATAGCTCTGGGCATGAAATGGCTCCTGCGATATGCCCGCGAAAGAAAGGGCAAATCCATGGCCGATAAACTGGCTGCCGAAATTATTGCTGCCTCACGCAATGAAGGAGGCGCGGTCAAAAAAAGAGAAGATACCCACAAAATGGCAGAAGCCAATAAAGCATTTTCGCATTTCAGACTAAAATAA
- the rplW gene encoding 50S ribosomal protein L23 codes for MTRLGEKLNRYGFIVDKRANKIEIKKAVEKMYGVNVKEVNTMIIPGKQRVRYTRTGMTKGRKNSYKKAIVTLAEGETIDFYSYI; via the coding sequence ATGACCCGGTTGGGAGAAAAACTTAACCGCTACGGCTTCATTGTTGACAAACGAGCCAACAAAATTGAAATAAAAAAGGCTGTGGAAAAAATGTACGGGGTTAACGTGAAAGAAGTCAATACCATGATTATTCCCGGCAAACAGAGAGTACGCTATACCCGAACCGGAATGACTAAAGGAAGGAAAAATTCCTATAAAAAAGCGATAGTAACCCTCGCAGAAGGAGAGACAATAGATTTTTATAGCTACATCTAA
- the rpsH gene encoding 30S ribosomal protein S8, producing MTDPIADYLTRLRNSLMARHRIVQVPASNLKKRITEILYDQGYIEKYKFEEQENGQGIIKIALKYDKENAPVIKSLKRVSSPGRRKYVSVEDMPRVLNGLGIAIISTSKGVMTNKQAKELNVGGEVICEIY from the coding sequence ATGACCGATCCTATTGCAGACTACTTAACCCGCCTGAGAAATTCCCTCATGGCACGCCATCGCATTGTTCAGGTGCCGGCCTCCAATCTGAAAAAAAGAATCACAGAAATTCTGTACGATCAGGGATATATAGAAAAATACAAGTTTGAAGAGCAGGAAAACGGGCAGGGCATTATAAAAATAGCCCTCAAATACGATAAGGAAAACGCACCTGTCATCAAATCGCTGAAGCGCGTGAGTTCACCCGGAAGAAGAAAATACGTTTCAGTAGAAGATATGCCCCGTGTACTGAACGGACTCGGAATAGCCATTATTTCTACTTCCAAAGGAGTAATGACCAATAAACAGGCAAAAGAATTAAACGTGGGAGGAGAAGTTATTTGCGAAATTTACTAA
- the rplN gene encoding 50S ribosomal protein L14 produces MIQQETRLKVADNSGAKEVLCIRVLGGSHQRYATIGDKIIVTVKDALPSGGIKKGAVSKAVVVRTKKAVKRKDGSYIRFDDNAAVLLNAQDEPRGTRIFGPVARELREKNQMKIISLAPEVL; encoded by the coding sequence ATGATACAACAGGAAACAAGACTGAAAGTGGCCGACAACAGCGGAGCAAAAGAAGTGCTCTGCATTCGTGTGCTGGGCGGTTCCCATCAGCGCTATGCCACTATTGGCGATAAAATTATCGTCACCGTAAAAGATGCGCTCCCTTCAGGGGGAATAAAAAAAGGAGCCGTCTCAAAAGCCGTTGTCGTTCGCACCAAAAAAGCTGTCAAAAGAAAAGACGGATCCTATATCCGTTTTGATGACAATGCAGCCGTGCTGCTCAATGCACAGGACGAACCACGCGGCACCCGCATCTTCGGACCTGTGGCACGCGAGCTGAGAGAAAAAAACCAGATGAAAATTATCAGCCTTGCACCCGAGGTTTTGTAA
- the rpmC gene encoding 50S ribosomal protein L29: MAKTLKKQDIAEFANDELVEKIKEEKTKYIKAKFNHAVSPLDNPLSLREMRRNIARLKTELRKREIEAQKNKKQ, translated from the coding sequence ATGGCAAAAACATTAAAAAAACAAGACATTGCCGAGTTCGCCAATGACGAGCTGGTGGAGAAAATAAAAGAAGAAAAAACTAAATACATAAAAGCAAAATTCAATCATGCCGTTTCTCCGCTGGACAATCCACTCTCATTGCGCGAAATGAGAAGAAACATCGCCCGGTTAAAAACTGAACTGCGGAAACGGGAGATTGAAGCCCAAAAGAATAAGAAACAATAA
- the rplB gene encoding 50S ribosomal protein L2 yields the protein MAIKKYKPVTPGTRGLIGVSFDALTTDTPVKSLLVPHKSTGGRNNTGKMTMRYKGGGHKRRLRIIDFKRDKDGIAATVHSIEYDPNRSAFIALLHYADGEKRYILAPDGLEVGKKVYSGEKAAPVVGNALYLRDIPFGTEIHNIEMNPGQGGKIARSAGTFAVLDARDGKYAILKMPSGETRMVLQTCKATIGKVSNPDHNLQEYGKAGRMRWLGRRPRTRAVAMNPVDHPMGGGEGKASGGHPRSRKGLYAKGLKTRKKKKLSNKFIITRRKK from the coding sequence ATGGCAATAAAAAAATATAAACCGGTAACACCAGGCACAAGAGGGTTAATTGGCGTATCCTTTGACGCGCTGACTACCGACACCCCGGTTAAGTCTCTGCTGGTGCCGCATAAAAGTACCGGTGGACGAAACAACACCGGCAAAATGACCATGCGCTACAAAGGCGGTGGTCACAAAAGACGTCTGCGCATCATAGACTTTAAGCGTGATAAAGACGGTATTGCGGCAACCGTCCACTCCATTGAATATGATCCCAACCGCTCGGCTTTCATTGCTCTTTTGCACTATGCGGATGGAGAAAAACGCTATATCCTGGCTCCCGATGGCCTGGAGGTAGGTAAAAAAGTATATTCAGGAGAAAAAGCGGCTCCAGTTGTAGGAAATGCCTTATACCTGAGGGATATCCCCTTCGGAACCGAAATTCATAACATAGAAATGAACCCCGGTCAGGGCGGCAAAATTGCCCGTAGTGCAGGCACCTTTGCCGTGCTGGATGCCCGCGATGGCAAATATGCTATTCTGAAAATGCCCTCCGGAGAAACCCGCATGGTTTTGCAAACCTGCAAAGCCACTATCGGTAAAGTGTCAAACCCTGACCATAACCTGCAGGAATACGGCAAAGCAGGACGCATGAGATGGCTGGGTAGAAGGCCACGCACCCGTGCAGTAGCCATGAACCCGGTAGATCATCCCATGGGAGGTGGAGAAGGAAAGGCTTCAGGCGGTCATCCACGCTCCCGTAAAGGACTCTATGCTAAAGGCCTCAAAACCAGAAAAAAGAAAAAATTGTCTAACAAATTTATTATTACCAGGAGGAAGAAATAA
- the rpsQ1 gene encoding 30S ribosomal protein S17 1 — protein MEQQRKLRKQRVGTVISNKRDKTITVLVERNVKHPLYGKFMKKSKKFAVHDEKNECGIGDKVRIMETRPLSKTKRWRLVEIIERAK, from the coding sequence ATGGAACAGCAAAGAAAGCTCAGAAAACAAAGAGTCGGGACAGTGATAAGCAACAAGAGGGACAAAACCATCACCGTGCTCGTAGAGCGCAACGTGAAGCACCCTCTCTATGGAAAGTTCATGAAAAAATCAAAAAAGTTTGCCGTCCATGATGAAAAAAATGAATGTGGCATAGGCGACAAGGTGCGCATCATGGAAACCCGACCTCTGAGCAAAACAAAAAGATGGAGATTGGTTGAAATCATAGAAAGAGCTAAATAA
- the fusA gene encoding elongation factor G: protein MASDLRFTRNIGIAAHIDAGKTTTTERILYYTGLTHKIGEVHEGAATMDWMEQEKERGITITSAATTTYWKYNGQQYKINIIDTPGHVDFTVEVERSLRVLDGMVGLFCAVGGVEPQSETVWRQANRYKVPRIGFVNKMDRSGANFLEVVRQVKTKLGANPVPLQLPIGEEEHFKGVVDLITNKAIIWDEETLGMTYKEIPIPDDMVDQVKEYREKLVEAIAEYDDQLLEKFFDNPESISPDELRAVIRKATISMSIVPMLCGSAFKNKGVQAMLDAVTLYLPSPLDIEAVTGTNPKTGETEVRKPDPNEPFAALAFKIMTDPYVGRLAFFRVYSGKLNSGSYVLNNRTGKKERISRILQMHANKQNPIDLIEAGDIGAAVGFKDIKTGDTLSDEAHPIVLESMTFPEPVIGLAVEAKTQADVDKLGMALAKLAEEDPTFRVKFDEETGQTIISGMGELHLEIIVDRLRREFKVECNQGAPQVAYKEALTKTVQHREVYKKQTGGRGKYADIVFDIGPNDPGVEGLQFVNDIFGGAIPREFVPAIEKGFKEAMNTGVLAGYPMQGFKVRVHDGSFHPVDSDSVSFEICAKIGFREAAKKAGPILLEPIMKVEVVTPEEYTGDVVGDLNRRRGQLEAMEMRGNAQVIKAKVPLSEMFGYVTQLRTLTSGRATSIMEFSHFAPAPAAIAEEVIANAKGRVKVEE from the coding sequence ATGGCATCAGATTTACGTTTTACCCGAAACATCGGCATTGCTGCGCATATTGACGCAGGAAAAACAACTACTACCGAACGCATCCTCTACTACACCGGTCTCACCCATAAAATCGGTGAGGTACATGAGGGCGCTGCCACCATGGACTGGATGGAGCAGGAAAAAGAACGGGGTATTACCATCACATCCGCTGCTACGACCACTTACTGGAAATACAACGGGCAACAATACAAAATCAACATCATTGATACTCCCGGTCACGTGGATTTCACTGTGGAAGTGGAGCGCTCCCTACGGGTACTGGATGGCATGGTGGGGCTGTTTTGTGCAGTAGGAGGCGTTGAGCCCCAGTCGGAAACCGTATGGCGCCAGGCCAACCGCTATAAGGTACCCCGTATCGGCTTTGTAAATAAAATGGACCGCTCCGGTGCCAACTTCCTGGAAGTAGTCCGTCAGGTAAAAACCAAGTTGGGTGCCAATCCGGTGCCTCTGCAACTCCCTATCGGTGAAGAAGAGCATTTTAAAGGAGTCGTAGACCTCATCACCAATAAAGCCATTATCTGGGATGAAGAAACTCTGGGTATGACCTACAAGGAAATACCTATTCCCGATGATATGGTGGATCAGGTGAAAGAATACCGGGAAAAGCTGGTTGAAGCTATTGCCGAGTATGACGATCAACTGCTGGAAAAGTTTTTTGACAATCCGGAATCCATCAGCCCGGATGAATTGCGGGCAGTGATACGTAAAGCCACTATCTCCATGTCTATTGTACCTATGTTGTGTGGTTCGGCTTTTAAAAACAAAGGCGTTCAGGCTATGCTGGATGCCGTCACCCTCTATCTGCCCTCTCCTCTGGACATTGAGGCCGTTACCGGCACTAATCCGAAAACAGGCGAAACCGAAGTCCGCAAACCTGATCCCAATGAACCCTTTGCAGCTCTGGCTTTTAAAATTATGACCGATCCCTACGTGGGCAGGCTAGCCTTTTTCCGCGTATATTCCGGAAAACTGAATTCGGGCTCCTACGTGCTGAATAACCGCACCGGAAAGAAAGAAAGAATTTCCCGCATTCTGCAGATGCATGCAAACAAGCAAAATCCTATTGACCTGATTGAGGCGGGCGATATCGGGGCTGCCGTAGGATTTAAGGATATAAAAACCGGAGACACCCTCAGCGATGAAGCCCATCCCATTGTGCTGGAAAGCATGACCTTCCCAGAGCCTGTCATTGGGCTGGCCGTGGAAGCCAAAACCCAGGCTGATGTAGATAAACTGGGGATGGCTTTGGCAAAACTAGCTGAAGAAGATCCCACTTTCCGCGTGAAATTTGACGAAGAAACTGGACAGACCATCATCAGCGGAATGGGAGAGTTGCACCTGGAAATTATTGTAGATAGGCTCAGACGTGAATTTAAAGTAGAATGCAATCAGGGTGCCCCTCAGGTAGCTTATAAAGAAGCCCTGACAAAGACAGTACAGCATCGGGAGGTGTACAAAAAACAAACCGGTGGTCGTGGTAAATATGCGGATATTGTCTTTGATATCGGACCCAACGACCCCGGAGTAGAGGGACTTCAGTTCGTCAATGACATTTTCGGGGGAGCTATCCCAAGGGAGTTTGTTCCGGCCATTGAAAAAGGTTTTAAAGAAGCCATGAATACGGGTGTGCTGGCAGGCTATCCGATGCAGGGCTTTAAAGTGCGGGTACACGATGGCTCCTTCCATCCGGTTGACTCCGATTCGGTGTCGTTTGAAATATGTGCTAAGATTGGCTTTAGAGAGGCAGCAAAAAAAGCAGGCCCTATTCTCCTTGAACCTATCATGAAGGTAGAAGTGGTTACCCCAGAAGAATACACCGGTGATGTGGTGGGGGACCTTAACCGCAGAAGAGGCCAGCTGGAAGCCATGGAAATGCGCGGAAATGCCCAGGTGATTAAAGCCAAAGTGCCTCTGTCGGAAATGTTCGGCTATGTAACGCAGCTGCGAACCCTTACCTCGGGCAGAGCTACATCCATTATGGAATTTTCGCACTTCGCTCCTGCTCCGGCTGCCATTGCCGAAGAGGTCATTGCCAATGCGAAAGGCCGTGTTAAAGTTGAAGAATAA
- the rplC gene encoding 50S ribosomal protein L3, whose amino-acid sequence MKGIIGKKIGMTAIFDEMGNYVPCTIIEAGPCVVTQIKTEETDGYRAVQLAFDEAREKNTPNALLGHFKKAKTTPKRKLVEFRDFPLEKALGDTVSVDIFKEGEYVDVVGISKGKGFQGVVKRHGFAGVGSATHGQHDRQRAPGSVGSASFPSRTFKGLRMAGRTGGKRVKVIDLEILKIISDKNLLFVKGAVPGAKGSYVIIEA is encoded by the coding sequence ATGAAAGGGATCATAGGAAAGAAAATAGGAATGACCGCCATATTTGATGAGATGGGCAATTATGTGCCCTGCACGATCATTGAAGCAGGACCCTGTGTGGTTACACAGATTAAGACCGAAGAAACAGACGGCTATCGCGCTGTGCAACTGGCTTTTGATGAGGCCCGGGAAAAAAACACGCCTAATGCGTTGCTGGGACATTTCAAAAAGGCCAAAACCACTCCAAAACGAAAGTTAGTCGAATTCAGGGATTTTCCCCTTGAAAAAGCCCTGGGCGATACCGTGAGTGTGGATATTTTCAAAGAAGGAGAGTATGTAGATGTAGTGGGTATTTCTAAAGGTAAAGGTTTTCAGGGCGTTGTCAAGCGCCATGGTTTTGCGGGTGTCGGCAGCGCCACACACGGTCAGCATGACCGTCAGCGTGCCCCCGGATCAGTAGGTAGCGCTTCCTTTCCATCCAGAACTTTCAAGGGCCTGCGCATGGCTGGCCGCACAGGCGGCAAGAGGGTGAAAGTCATTGATCTTGAAATTCTGAAAATCATCAGCGATAAAAATTTGCTTTTTGTGAAAGGCGCTGTGCCCGGAGCAAAAGGATCATATGTAATTATAGAAGCGTAA
- the rpsN gene encoding 30S ribosomal protein S14, which translates to MAKKSIIARNIKREQLVSKYAEKRKALKEAGDYRALDKLPRNSSPVRLRNRCKLTGRPRGYIRIFGLSRIKFRELANEGKIPGITKASW; encoded by the coding sequence ATGGCTAAAAAATCTATTATAGCAAGAAACATAAAAAGGGAACAACTGGTAAGCAAATATGCCGAGAAGCGGAAAGCACTCAAAGAGGCTGGCGACTATCGTGCACTGGATAAGCTCCCCAGAAACTCCTCCCCGGTAAGATTGCGCAACCGATGCAAGCTCACCGGTCGTCCGAGAGGATACATACGTATCTTTGGACTGTCAAGAATAAAATTCAGGGAACTTGCCAATGAAGGCAAAATTCCCGGTATAACCAAAGCAAGCTGGTAA
- the rplP gene encoding 50S ribosomal protein L16, which translates to MKGNAKRGYTLSHGSFGLKSLDTAWVTDRQIEAARIALTREMKREGKVWIKIFPDKPITKKPAEVRMGKGKGSPEGWVAVVKPGRVMLEADGVPLAVAKKALTLAAAKFPVRTKIVVRRDYVE; encoded by the coding sequence ATGAAGGGCAATGCCAAAAGGGGCTACACCCTTTCGCATGGCTCCTTTGGACTTAAGTCACTGGATACCGCCTGGGTAACCGACCGCCAGATTGAGGCCGCCCGTATCGCACTGACCCGTGAAATGAAAAGGGAAGGAAAAGTGTGGATAAAAATTTTCCCGGACAAACCCATTACCAAAAAACCGGCTGAAGTGCGTATGGGTAAAGGAAAAGGTTCACCTGAAGGCTGGGTGGCCGTGGTAAAACCCGGCAGGGTAATGCTGGAGGCAGATGGAGTACCGCTGGCAGTAGCAAAAAAAGCCCTCACCCTGGCTGCTGCAAAATTTCCGGTACGTACCAAAATCGTTGTCAGACGCGATTATGTGGAATAA
- the rpsS gene encoding 30S ribosomal protein S19 — protein sequence MARSVKKGPYVDHNLEKKVAALNQANKKAVIKTWSRRSTIIPEFVGHTFAVHNGNKFIPVYITENMVGHKLGEFAPTRNFKGHSSKKIETK from the coding sequence ATGGCGCGCTCTGTTAAAAAAGGTCCCTACGTTGACCATAACCTGGAAAAAAAGGTAGCTGCCCTCAACCAGGCCAACAAGAAAGCGGTCATCAAAACCTGGTCCAGGCGCTCTACCATTATTCCCGAATTTGTGGGTCACACCTTTGCCGTCCACAACGGAAACAAGTTTATTCCTGTGTATATCACCGAAAACATGGTGGGTCACAAACTGGGTGAATTTGCTCCGACCCGCAACTTTAAAGGACATTCCTCCAAGAAAATTGAAACGAAATAA
- the rplX gene encoding 50S ribosomal protein L24, producing the protein MVFVIAGEDKDLQRTRRVLEVYPEKQRALVEGVRIISRHTRPNAQNPDGGIIKKEAPVHISNLMLADPKTGKPTRIGRKIVNGKRVRYAKKSGEVIK; encoded by the coding sequence ATGGTCTTTGTCATAGCAGGAGAAGACAAAGACCTTCAACGTACCAGAAGAGTGCTTGAAGTATATCCCGAAAAACAACGTGCACTGGTGGAAGGAGTGCGTATCATCAGCCGCCACACACGGCCCAATGCACAGAATCCCGATGGCGGCATAATCAAAAAAGAGGCCCCCGTGCACATATCCAACCTCATGCTGGCTGATCCCAAAACCGGTAAGCCAACCCGGATTGGACGCAAAATAGTCAATGGGAAAAGGGTTCGTTATGCTAAAAAATCAGGTGAAGTAATCAAATGA
- the rpsC gene encoding 30S ribosomal protein S3 has protein sequence MGQKTNPIANRLGIIRGWDSNWFGGDYYADKLIEDEKIRDYLNARINKGGIARIVIERTLKRLTITIHTSRPGIIIGKGGGEVDRIKEELKQLTGKEVQVNIVEIRRPELDANIVAETIANQIKGRISYKRAVKMAMASTMRMGAEGVKIRVSGRLNGAEIARSEEFKEGRVPLHTFRADIDFAIKEALTVYGKIGVKVWICKGEVFGKRDLSPNISDKKEARPRLARGGGKRFPKTEKEVTE, from the coding sequence ATGGGTCAGAAAACCAATCCGATAGCGAACAGACTGGGCATAATCCGGGGCTGGGATTCAAACTGGTTCGGGGGCGATTACTATGCCGACAAACTCATTGAAGATGAAAAAATAAGAGACTATCTAAACGCCCGTATCAACAAAGGTGGAATAGCCCGGATTGTAATTGAACGCACACTCAAGCGTCTTACTATTACAATCCATACCTCAAGACCGGGAATTATTATCGGCAAGGGAGGAGGAGAGGTAGACCGTATTAAAGAAGAATTGAAGCAGCTCACCGGTAAGGAAGTACAGGTAAATATCGTGGAAATAAGAAGACCTGAGCTGGATGCCAACATCGTAGCCGAAACCATAGCCAATCAGATAAAAGGAAGAATCAGCTATAAAAGAGCTGTTAAAATGGCCATGGCTTCCACTATGCGCATGGGAGCCGAAGGCGTAAAAATCCGTGTTTCCGGCAGACTCAATGGAGCGGAGATTGCCCGCTCTGAGGAATTCAAAGAAGGCCGGGTGCCCTTACATACTTTCCGGGCCGATATTGACTTTGCTATCAAAGAAGCCCTCACCGTCTATGGAAAAATTGGCGTTAAAGTATGGATCTGCAAAGGTGAAGTATTTGGCAAACGCGACCTTTCACCCAACATCAGTGATAAAAAAGAAGCCCGGCCCAGACTGGCACGGGGGGGTGGTAAACGATTCCCTAAAACCGAAAAAGAGGTAACCGAGTAA
- a CDS encoding membrane protein, with amino-acid sequence MAKIVFRGKISWLCVLLSFYAICLGGINTRLSAHEIRPVYMEIIQKTYEDYHFYLKVPAESNFRLNIQVLVPQTCDSAGDFRRIRTTGAFVETWQMHCSEGLEGKEITLQGLQGMLTDALIRVEWQNGFVQTALIRPDNPFLKIESAPSTVGIIKSYFILGVEHILSGTDHLLFVLGLLLIIRNISQLLITISAFTVAHSITLGLATLGYIWLPAAPVEAVISLSIMLVAAEAIHKTRNSLSVRYPWLVAFIFGLIHGLGFAGTLAETGLPHQGIAPALLFFNLGVEAGQVLFITIILLVIFPFRIYIRKSATLADCLVRTSAYLIGITAAFWTIQRLVLFL; translated from the coding sequence ATGGCTAAAATCGTGTTCCGGGGAAAAATAAGCTGGCTTTGTGTGCTCTTGTCGTTTTATGCTATCTGTCTTGGAGGCATAAACACCAGGCTCTCCGCTCATGAAATACGCCCCGTTTATATGGAAATAATTCAGAAGACGTATGAAGACTACCACTTCTACCTGAAAGTGCCCGCTGAGAGCAATTTCCGTCTGAATATACAGGTACTTGTGCCGCAGACTTGTGACTCCGCCGGGGATTTCAGAAGAATCAGAACAACCGGGGCCTTTGTAGAAACGTGGCAGATGCACTGTAGTGAGGGGCTGGAGGGTAAGGAAATAACACTTCAAGGGCTTCAGGGAATGCTTACGGATGCCCTCATCAGAGTAGAGTGGCAAAACGGCTTTGTGCAGACGGCATTGATCAGGCCTGATAATCCGTTTTTAAAAATTGAGTCAGCGCCCTCAACAGTGGGGATAATAAAAAGCTATTTCATCCTAGGTGTGGAACATATCTTGTCTGGAACTGACCATTTGCTTTTCGTGCTCGGATTGCTGCTGATTATCAGAAACATCTCCCAGTTACTGATTACCATTTCCGCTTTTACGGTTGCCCATAGCATTACTTTAGGCCTGGCTACGCTGGGATATATCTGGCTGCCTGCTGCACCTGTTGAAGCGGTTATCTCTTTGAGCATTATGCTTGTCGCTGCCGAAGCAATTCACAAAACGCGCAACTCGTTGTCCGTACGTTATCCCTGGCTGGTTGCATTCATTTTTGGACTGATTCATGGCCTTGGCTTTGCCGGTACACTTGCTGAAACAGGGCTTCCACACCAGGGCATAGCCCCTGCTTTGCTTTTTTTCAATCTGGGGGTGGAAGCCGGCCAAGTGTTATTTATCACGATCATACTTCTCGTTATTTTTCCCTTCAGGATATACATCCGGAAGTCAGCTACACTGGCGGATTGCCTGGTCAGAACGTCTGCCTATCTTATTGGTATAACGGCTGCTTTCTGGACCATTCAGCGCCTGGTTTTGTTTCTTTGA